A window of Lentibacillus sp. Marseille-P4043 contains these coding sequences:
- a CDS encoding TIGR02680 family protein, with protein sequence MMKQNKWKMNRAGLLNFWYYDNEIFDFADGKLLLRGSNGSGKSVTMQSILPVLLDGKKSPDRLDPFGSKARKMEDYLLGEKDIVDRDERTGYLFLEYKREDTNQYITTGIGLQARRHKTMNFWGFVITDNRRIGKDFDLYEVERNAGEKQQIPLSRVQLENRIGTGGHVVRTQGDYMKLVNKYIFGFETIEAYEDLIKLLIQLRSPKLSKDFKPTVIYEILEAALPPLTDEDLRHLSDTIEHMDQTKQQIEQLEREHQALDKLIKRYDAYNEYGIADKAHEYVQAKKRFAKVEHVAQEKMNTEAVLGQEISELGERNRELEQSVEVLEQKRTRLQNHKVWNLEQERTDEQHALHEAESEFAKKDQQVTDKKRQELTTKEELEKLDGELEENEQKIADMLLDLQADADEAAFGQHALNEQDFTRNKAGDFDFTVWSQEAENHYQKLEMISEQLRTYEQLKQRIVDFQKKIADKQLDVDKARQEEKDWQAIFEKDKQDKLHAIYKWTEQYSFFTVDDEVLRKASRSIDQLYEPYSYETIRQPFIQVNNEYQLAMNETIATKKSKLAELKTVMEEKEMELAEWKAKRDPEPPNQQEATKEARRILREGGHAFVPFYEAVEFQEHVTDDVRNRMEAALLDSGLLDALITAEGTPITHDRVIQTRPNMMAHTLADYLMPDLEADAAISAVMVDEVLRSILVDDMAEDASLQIQENGAYQIGLLQGHAVPVEAVRFIGRNARKRYREEQIARITNEISLLMEEQQEVTRSIDELYDKIQAARDAMELFPNDEDLQVSFQQMKEKRFLIDQLGKDLQRLDEEMQVTSHEFHDVKRGLDTKTRDLNVAFSYGAYAEAKQVMRRYEKDLQTLITVHTSYRHQQKNIKQLQQRLDELSLEVDDLNGELNLLSDKKTRISHNITEIEKQLELHGAADIRKQIQDVQASLQSANRELTENNSVLPRKEAKCETLQAEIDQQKQRMHFLEQLIEAWYEAFSQEVNYGFITFPDDLDSNDSRAVWVDKTYKQVLKEKDKAKIEGQLTSAFFEQQTDLMEYRMTDTQVPALDFPWMNDEWTDEQQIQINNWRQKATRRLIQLDFQGKRVSPYYIQETVEKDQLRQQNLLDDQDRKLYEEILFDSVGKKLRSRIGRAQNWTEKMNKLMENSDSSSGLAFSIRWKPRTAETEAELDTKELVDLLRRDPRLLKDEDIDQVIDHFRSKIDRAKEIVEMKGEGNTLLQVLKDVLDYRNWFSFVLSFKREGEPKRELTNHAFYQFSGGEKAMAMYIPLFTACYSRYLEADETAPYIISLDEAFAGVDEDNISVMFRIVEELGFDYMMNSQVLWGDYETIPSLSICELVRPKNKDFVTVIRYHWDGNKRSLVVDDEAAATREV encoded by the coding sequence ATGATGAAGCAAAATAAATGGAAAATGAACCGGGCTGGATTGTTGAACTTTTGGTACTATGACAATGAAATTTTTGACTTTGCCGATGGGAAGTTATTACTCCGCGGAAGTAACGGATCAGGGAAGTCGGTGACGATGCAAAGTATTTTACCTGTTTTATTGGACGGAAAAAAATCCCCTGACAGGCTTGACCCATTTGGCTCGAAGGCGCGGAAAATGGAAGACTACTTGTTAGGTGAAAAGGATATTGTTGACCGTGATGAGCGGACAGGTTATTTATTTCTCGAGTATAAGCGGGAAGATACGAATCAATATATCACGACCGGAATCGGCTTACAGGCACGCCGGCACAAGACGATGAATTTTTGGGGCTTTGTCATTACGGATAATCGTCGCATCGGCAAAGATTTTGACCTATATGAAGTTGAACGTAATGCTGGTGAAAAACAGCAGATTCCTTTATCCCGTGTGCAATTGGAGAATCGAATCGGTACTGGTGGGCATGTTGTTAGAACACAGGGCGATTATATGAAACTGGTAAATAAGTATATTTTTGGCTTTGAAACGATCGAGGCATACGAGGATTTGATCAAATTATTGATTCAATTACGTAGTCCGAAGCTATCAAAGGATTTTAAGCCGACTGTTATTTATGAAATTTTGGAAGCGGCATTGCCACCATTAACAGATGAAGATTTACGTCATTTATCAGATACGATTGAACATATGGACCAGACAAAGCAACAGATCGAACAACTAGAGCGTGAGCACCAAGCGCTGGACAAGTTAATCAAACGCTATGATGCCTACAATGAATATGGTATCGCTGACAAAGCACACGAGTACGTACAGGCAAAAAAACGATTTGCAAAAGTGGAACATGTTGCACAGGAGAAAATGAACACGGAGGCGGTACTTGGTCAGGAGATTAGCGAACTTGGTGAGCGTAATCGGGAGCTTGAGCAATCGGTTGAAGTGTTGGAGCAAAAACGGACACGTCTGCAAAATCACAAAGTATGGAATTTAGAACAGGAACGAACCGATGAACAGCATGCACTACATGAAGCAGAAAGTGAGTTTGCTAAAAAGGATCAACAAGTGACAGATAAAAAGCGCCAGGAACTTACGACAAAAGAGGAATTGGAAAAGCTGGATGGAGAACTTGAAGAGAATGAACAGAAAATTGCTGATATGCTGCTTGATTTGCAGGCTGATGCAGATGAAGCAGCATTTGGACAGCATGCATTAAATGAGCAGGATTTCACTCGAAATAAAGCAGGAGATTTTGATTTTACGGTTTGGAGCCAGGAAGCAGAAAATCACTATCAAAAGCTCGAAATGATTAGTGAGCAATTACGTACGTATGAGCAGTTGAAACAACGGATTGTTGATTTCCAGAAAAAAATTGCCGATAAGCAGTTAGATGTCGATAAGGCAAGACAGGAAGAAAAAGACTGGCAGGCTATTTTTGAAAAAGATAAGCAGGATAAGTTGCATGCAATATACAAGTGGACCGAGCAATATTCCTTCTTTACTGTTGACGATGAAGTATTGCGGAAAGCATCTCGAAGTATTGATCAACTCTATGAACCGTATTCCTACGAGACGATTCGTCAGCCGTTTATTCAGGTGAATAATGAATACCAATTGGCCATGAACGAAACAATTGCGACAAAGAAAAGCAAGCTAGCTGAATTAAAGACGGTAATGGAAGAAAAAGAAATGGAACTTGCCGAGTGGAAAGCTAAACGTGATCCAGAGCCACCGAATCAGCAGGAAGCAACGAAAGAAGCGCGCCGGATTTTACGTGAGGGTGGGCATGCATTTGTTCCGTTTTATGAAGCAGTTGAGTTTCAGGAACATGTCACAGATGATGTGCGAAACCGGATGGAGGCAGCATTACTTGATAGTGGATTGCTTGATGCGTTAATCACAGCAGAGGGTACCCCGATTACACATGATCGTGTTATTCAAACGCGGCCGAACATGATGGCCCACACACTTGCGGATTACTTAATGCCAGATTTAGAAGCTGATGCAGCTATATCTGCGGTGATGGTTGATGAGGTATTGCGAAGTATCTTGGTCGATGATATGGCGGAAGATGCAAGTTTGCAAATTCAGGAAAATGGCGCCTATCAAATCGGTCTACTGCAAGGCCATGCGGTACCAGTTGAAGCGGTAAGATTTATCGGACGCAATGCTCGAAAACGCTATCGGGAAGAACAGATAGCACGAATTACGAATGAAATTTCTTTGTTAATGGAAGAACAACAGGAAGTAACTCGCTCGATTGATGAGTTATACGATAAAATTCAAGCGGCACGTGATGCTATGGAACTTTTCCCAAATGATGAAGATCTGCAAGTTAGTTTCCAACAAATGAAGGAAAAACGGTTTTTAATTGATCAATTAGGTAAAGATTTGCAGCGGCTTGATGAAGAAATGCAGGTAACATCGCATGAATTCCATGACGTAAAGCGGGGATTGGATACGAAAACACGGGATCTTAATGTGGCATTCTCCTATGGTGCATATGCAGAAGCAAAGCAAGTGATGCGTCGCTATGAAAAAGATCTACAGACGTTAATTACCGTTCATACAAGTTACCGCCATCAGCAAAAGAATATAAAGCAATTGCAGCAACGTTTAGATGAACTAAGTTTAGAAGTGGATGATTTGAATGGGGAATTGAATCTGCTGAGCGATAAAAAGACTAGGATTTCACACAATATTACCGAAATCGAGAAGCAGTTGGAATTACATGGAGCAGCAGATATTCGAAAGCAAATCCAAGATGTTCAAGCATCACTGCAATCGGCAAATCGGGAGCTCACTGAAAATAACTCCGTATTGCCGCGTAAGGAAGCAAAATGCGAAACATTGCAAGCGGAAATTGATCAGCAAAAACAAAGAATGCACTTTCTGGAGCAACTGATCGAGGCATGGTATGAGGCCTTTTCTCAAGAAGTAAATTATGGATTTATTACGTTCCCAGATGATCTAGACTCGAACGATTCTCGAGCTGTTTGGGTTGATAAAACGTATAAACAAGTGCTGAAGGAAAAGGATAAGGCAAAAATTGAAGGCCAGCTAACAAGTGCATTTTTCGAACAACAAACGGATTTAATGGAATACCGGATGACGGATACCCAAGTACCAGCACTCGATTTTCCATGGATGAATGACGAATGGACCGATGAACAGCAAATTCAGATAAATAATTGGCGACAAAAAGCAACAAGGCGCTTGATCCAACTTGATTTTCAAGGAAAGCGTGTAAGTCCGTATTACATTCAAGAAACAGTTGAAAAAGATCAATTGCGCCAACAGAATCTATTGGACGATCAGGATCGCAAACTTTATGAAGAAATTTTATTCGATTCGGTCGGAAAAAAACTTCGTAGTCGGATCGGACGCGCCCAAAACTGGACGGAGAAAATGAATAAGTTAATGGAAAACAGTGATTCTTCATCAGGTCTCGCATTCTCGATTCGTTGGAAACCGCGAACAGCTGAAACTGAAGCAGAACTTGACACAAAAGAACTTGTCGACTTACTGCGCCGCGACCCGCGTTTACTGAAAGATGAGGACATCGATCAAGTAATTGACCACTTCCGCTCGAAAATTGACCGGGCTAAAGAAATCGTTGAAATGAAAGGGGAAGGAAACACACTCTTGCAGGTGCTGAAAGATGTGCTTGATTATCGCAACTGGTTCTCGTTTGTTTTGTCATTTAAGCGGGAAGGCGAGCCAAAACGAGAGTTAACAAATCATGCCTTTTATCAATTCAGTGGTGGAGAAAAAGCAATGGCAATGTACATTCCATTGTTTACCGCGTGTTATTCCCGTTATTTGGAAGCGGACGAAACAGCACCATATATTATTTCATTGGACGAAGCATTTGCCGGGGTTGATGAAGATAATATCAGTGTCATGTTCCGCATCGTCGAGGAACTTGGATTTGACTATATGATGAATTCGCAGGTGCTATGGGGAGATTATGAGACGATACCCTCCTTATCGATTTGTGAACTCGTTCGTCCGAAGAATAAAGATTTCGTAACCGTAATTCGTTATCATTGGGATGGAAATAAGCGGTCACTAGTTGTGGATGATGAAGCTGCGGCGACACGTGAGGTTTGA
- a CDS encoding zinc ribbon domain-containing protein produces MKFCKHCGGELAEHAKFCKHCGQDLTNRSKSDEEKSANNLEDLVDKGNSEEIQADDTGHNDEKTSNQEDQPIPENKQTENEIEGGLGQKSKPPKQPKQPVQGGLAVSKKTGNSQPVKKLSKQAKISMAIAGALIVLLFIAYQVGASMTSKEKVIEKFEDAITQKDAGTVAGLLEADGKITINKESVQGFIDYYGENPSEFAYMMDHLQDQVKQYDKNSDLAKANDDGYDYAVNLIEDGKKFLVYDNYSIQVSPVYFEVYTNYKDTDILLNDEVIVTSDKDEFIQEVGPFLPGTYTFTATYKNDFVELSTETESINFDPGYSDHVDLGIEGEEVTFRKPFGEELNNVKLYINGEDTGINIMEQDTFGPLLTDGSVTASFEGEFPWGTMKTDEVPIDSYYVEADFAVNDDVRQAMKDTIIKFNQEFLAAATTADKKKLTVASEDLVKDIIDDAKNAKENEKYYKGKFVGVDFNSDSFEITNYGDGWTVEVETATLYEQDTWYGEDEKPKLEEVLEQYGYELIYDKDNEQWKVDNIGWAASIDSDKKVEHREKNPKVFTSAWLK; encoded by the coding sequence ATGAAATTTTGTAAGCATTGTGGAGGGGAACTTGCTGAACATGCGAAGTTCTGTAAGCATTGCGGTCAGGATCTAACGAATCGTAGCAAGTCTGATGAAGAAAAGTCAGCAAACAACTTGGAGGATCTTGTGGATAAAGGAAATAGTGAAGAGATTCAGGCTGACGATACGGGGCACAATGATGAGAAAACTTCTAACCAAGAAGACCAACCTATTCCTGAAAACAAACAAACCGAGAATGAAATTGAAGGTGGTTTAGGTCAGAAGTCGAAGCCCCCTAAACAGCCAAAGCAGCCTGTACAGGGCGGATTAGCTGTCTCTAAAAAAACGGGAAATAGTCAACCGGTTAAAAAGCTATCCAAGCAGGCTAAAATATCGATGGCAATTGCAGGAGCACTTATTGTTTTATTATTTATTGCCTATCAGGTTGGTGCGTCCATGACATCCAAGGAAAAGGTTATTGAAAAGTTTGAGGATGCCATTACGCAAAAGGATGCAGGTACTGTTGCTGGACTGTTGGAAGCCGATGGTAAAATTACGATTAATAAAGAATCGGTGCAGGGTTTTATTGATTATTACGGAGAAAATCCAAGTGAATTTGCTTATATGATGGATCATTTGCAAGATCAAGTAAAGCAGTATGACAAGAATTCGGATCTGGCCAAGGCGAATGATGATGGTTATGATTACGCTGTTAATTTAATTGAAGATGGTAAAAAGTTTCTGGTGTATGACAATTATTCTATTCAGGTAAGCCCAGTATATTTCGAAGTTTATACGAACTACAAAGATACGGATATTTTATTAAACGATGAGGTCATTGTAACTTCTGACAAAGACGAGTTTATCCAAGAAGTAGGTCCGTTTCTTCCTGGTACATACACATTTACCGCAACATATAAAAATGATTTTGTAGAACTGAGTACGGAAACAGAAAGTATCAACTTTGACCCAGGATATTCGGATCATGTTGACCTTGGTATTGAAGGGGAAGAGGTAACATTCAGGAAACCATTTGGCGAGGAGTTGAACAATGTAAAACTTTATATTAATGGTGAAGACACTGGAATCAATATAATGGAACAAGATACATTTGGGCCATTGCTCACGGATGGTTCAGTTACAGCGTCATTTGAAGGTGAATTTCCTTGGGGTACAATGAAAACAGATGAAGTACCAATTGATTCGTATTATGTTGAAGCCGATTTTGCGGTTAACGATGATGTGAGGCAGGCGATGAAGGATACAATTATTAAGTTTAATCAAGAATTTTTAGCAGCAGCAACAACTGCTGATAAGAAGAAATTAACCGTAGCTTCAGAAGACCTTGTAAAAGATATTATTGATGACGCTAAAAATGCGAAGGAAAATGAAAAGTATTATAAAGGTAAATTTGTAGGGGTTGACTTTAATTCGGATTCCTTTGAGATAACGAATTATGGTGACGGCTGGACGGTAGAAGTAGAAACAGCAACACTTTATGAACAGGATACTTGGTATGGAGAGGATGAAAAACCAAAACTGGAAGAGGTTTTGGAGCAATATGGCTATGAACTGATTTATGATAAGGACAATGAGCAATGGAAGGTGGACAATATTGGCTGGGCAGCCTCAATCGATAGCGACAAAAAAGTCGAACATCGTGAGAAGAATCCAAAGGTGTTTACGTCTGCCTGGTTGAAGTAA
- a CDS encoding DMT family transporter — MQSQTNRFTTILQKNKVIMWLLILTVTILWGYAWVLMKEVLAYMGPFTFSSFRFGTGSIVLLLIVWLSQKGFPLKKYWKQLLIQGILQTSIVFLLVMYGLRFVDAGKSSVLLYSMPMWSSLLAAKFLNEKLTPAKFIGLLIGMMGLLTILGWDIWIGQNIQVLFGEILIIIAAISWAISNVYYRIKLQHLPQLQVNAYQMLFGTIGIIIATLFMEWNQPIDLNIHSIYYILFTGILASALCFTVWFLILSLIDMVTATISTLLVPIFGLFFSSLIIDEKMSIGVITGSGLIILGIIVAQVTKKKE, encoded by the coding sequence TTGCAAAGTCAAACCAATCGTTTTACCACCATATTGCAAAAAAATAAAGTCATTATGTGGTTGCTAATTCTAACTGTTACAATCCTTTGGGGGTATGCATGGGTCCTAATGAAGGAAGTGCTTGCCTATATGGGGCCTTTTACTTTTTCATCATTTCGATTTGGCACAGGTTCGATTGTGTTACTACTAATTGTATGGCTGTCCCAAAAAGGTTTTCCGCTAAAGAAATACTGGAAACAGTTGCTTATTCAGGGAATTTTACAGACATCCATTGTTTTTCTGCTTGTTATGTATGGTCTTCGATTTGTAGATGCGGGTAAATCCTCCGTGTTGTTGTATTCAATGCCCATGTGGAGCAGTCTGCTTGCGGCAAAATTCCTAAACGAGAAATTGACACCAGCAAAGTTTATCGGTTTGCTTATTGGCATGATGGGACTTTTGACAATTTTAGGCTGGGATATTTGGATTGGTCAAAATATCCAGGTCCTTTTTGGCGAAATCTTAATCATTATTGCTGCGATTTCATGGGCAATTTCTAATGTGTATTATCGTATCAAACTCCAACACTTACCACAGCTGCAGGTCAATGCCTATCAAATGCTTTTCGGCACAATCGGTATAATTATTGCAACGTTATTTATGGAATGGAATCAGCCAATCGATCTCAACATACATAGTATCTACTATATTTTATTTACAGGTATATTGGCATCTGCACTATGTTTTACGGTCTGGTTTCTTATTTTAAGTTTGATTGATATGGTAACGGCGACAATATCAACGCTGCTTGTCCCGATATTCGGGCTGTTTTTCAGCAGTCTCATTATTGATGAAAAAATGTCTATTGGTGTGATAACCGGTTCTGGGCTGATTATTTTGGGGATTATTGTTGCGCAGGTGACGAAGAAGAAGGAGTAA
- a CDS encoding TIGR02678 family protein: MEANIFDDKAQTALRLLLEKFWILRSKEPELYQLVREREKVLKRYVDEKFGFDLIVHQHFIKLEKIPVEAKSWMGMQEFQEPRDYAMFCCALAFTENRSVDEQFLLSDICEDIKDLYPGELPLDWTNYNHRKSLVRVIRQLEKLSILTSVEGEIEQFAMNEEQEVLYEVTVYARYFMRSYPKDLFEYNSADEILHSEWARHEADERRKRVYRKLLISPVVHRESEDDPDFAYIRNYRNRLRDDLEEHTMFRFEVFKNAALLVTDEKKQELTLFPDQKAIMDVALHFAAYLRERLNEYPLDALGNIRLTKVMFEQIVTNLHALYGKGWSKQYREGTINSTMNELIVLLEDWEMLEIEAVTNAYILKPLFGRFAGRFPKDFEAKEGQTHDEAK; encoded by the coding sequence ATGGAAGCTAATATTTTTGATGATAAAGCACAGACAGCACTAAGGCTGTTATTGGAAAAGTTCTGGATACTTCGGTCAAAAGAACCTGAATTGTATCAACTCGTCCGTGAACGGGAAAAAGTGTTGAAACGATATGTTGATGAGAAGTTTGGCTTTGATCTAATTGTACATCAGCATTTTATTAAACTGGAGAAAATCCCTGTTGAGGCAAAAAGCTGGATGGGGATGCAGGAATTTCAGGAACCGCGTGATTATGCGATGTTTTGCTGTGCGCTGGCGTTTACGGAAAATCGCTCGGTTGATGAGCAATTTTTACTTTCGGATATTTGCGAGGACATCAAGGATCTGTATCCAGGCGAATTACCACTTGATTGGACGAACTATAACCATCGTAAATCACTTGTAAGGGTGATTAGGCAGCTAGAAAAATTATCAATCCTAACATCGGTGGAAGGGGAAATCGAGCAGTTTGCCATGAACGAGGAGCAGGAAGTTCTCTACGAAGTTACGGTGTATGCACGTTATTTCATGCGATCGTATCCGAAAGATTTATTTGAATATAATTCCGCAGATGAGATTTTGCACAGTGAATGGGCACGGCATGAGGCTGATGAACGGCGTAAGCGGGTATATCGTAAACTCTTAATTTCTCCAGTTGTTCATCGGGAGAGTGAGGATGATCCTGATTTCGCATACATTCGAAACTACCGGAATCGATTGCGCGATGATTTGGAGGAACACACGATGTTTCGTTTTGAGGTATTTAAAAATGCTGCACTGCTCGTGACCGATGAGAAAAAGCAAGAACTGACCCTGTTTCCAGACCAAAAGGCAATCATGGATGTAGCACTTCATTTTGCAGCTTATTTACGTGAACGGTTAAACGAATACCCACTTGATGCACTAGGAAACATCCGTTTGACAAAGGTTATGTTTGAGCAGATTGTTACAAATTTACATGCGTTATACGGAAAGGGCTGGAGCAAGCAATATCGTGAAGGAACAATTAACAGCACAATGAACGAACTGATTGTTTTGCTAGAGGACTGGGAAATGCTAGAAATAGAGGCTGTGACGAATGCGTATATTTTGAAACCGTTATTCGGTAGGTTTGCTGGAAGATTTCCAAAAGACTTCGAGGCTAAGGAGGGTCAAACACATGATGAAGCAAAATAA
- a CDS encoding TIGR02679 family protein, with protein MRNDIQQATAFFKSEKAYQSLFEQFRKKYESLGRIGGTIPVRLFSRNELEVIGRFFGMSADKLEAKKSISVVAFEQQLQDTRFQGVSLKQLLDTYFGEVVISKKQLKQNKEEKLHTLLCSLKEKYPVMTFWLDHLSGSPVEGRWILRIAEDDPHQFSQLIGVLATALDSLPATAERLPMFSQRITADPHAFDLHTDLGKMLLHVLAIKMNGEISVPSSTEAVNELLKNYHIYRDDLLNFVTCAGFYAETRGAVHPVWQAAVDYHTVQNIPLRELTSVDRVYPAKGSDVWIVENSGVCSTLLDYKPDMTIICTNGQFKLAALMLMDLLVEEGCTLHYAGDFDPEGLGMAQRLLDRYPNHAKLWRMNLAAYQKTAPVKELTAERLEKLHGITNDELSLVADEMRILGKAGYQEALVELMVEDVSE; from the coding sequence ATGAGAAATGATATACAACAAGCAACAGCATTTTTTAAAAGTGAAAAAGCATATCAATCACTTTTTGAGCAATTCCGGAAAAAATATGAATCACTCGGCCGTATTGGGGGAACCATCCCCGTTCGGTTGTTTTCTCGTAATGAACTTGAGGTAATTGGCAGATTTTTCGGTATGTCAGCGGACAAGCTGGAGGCAAAAAAGTCGATTTCCGTTGTGGCATTTGAGCAACAGCTTCAGGATACGCGCTTTCAAGGTGTAAGTTTGAAGCAACTACTCGACACTTATTTTGGTGAGGTGGTTATTTCTAAAAAGCAGTTGAAACAAAACAAGGAAGAAAAATTGCATACACTTTTATGTAGTTTAAAAGAAAAATATCCTGTCATGACATTCTGGCTCGATCATCTTTCAGGCTCACCTGTGGAAGGTCGCTGGATTCTTAGGATCGCAGAGGATGATCCGCACCAATTTTCTCAGTTGATTGGCGTATTGGCAACAGCTCTCGATTCGTTGCCTGCTACAGCTGAACGGCTTCCAATGTTCAGTCAGCGTATCACAGCCGACCCACACGCATTTGATTTGCATACCGATCTTGGAAAAATGTTGCTACACGTTTTAGCTATTAAGATGAATGGCGAGATTAGCGTGCCATCTAGCACCGAAGCAGTTAATGAGCTGTTGAAAAACTATCACATTTACCGTGATGATTTACTGAATTTCGTCACCTGTGCTGGGTTCTATGCGGAAACTAGGGGAGCTGTTCATCCAGTATGGCAGGCTGCGGTGGACTACCATACAGTGCAAAATATTCCATTGCGTGAACTGACCTCGGTCGATCGTGTTTACCCGGCAAAAGGAAGTGATGTATGGATCGTTGAAAATTCAGGTGTTTGCTCCACATTATTGGATTACAAACCTGACATGACTATCATTTGCACGAATGGCCAGTTTAAACTAGCGGCATTAATGTTGATGGACTTATTAGTGGAAGAAGGATGTACCCTTCATTATGCTGGTGATTTCGATCCAGAAGGACTTGGTATGGCACAAAGGCTGTTGGATAGGTATCCTAATCATGCCAAACTATGGCGGATGAATCTTGCAGCCTATCAGAAAACTGCACCAGTGAAGGAATTAACTGCTGAGCGTTTGGAGAAATTGCATGGGATTACAAATGATGAATTAAGTTTGGTTGCTGATGAGATGCGAATCTTGGGAAAAGCTGGGTATCAGGAAGCATTGGTTGAGTTGATGGTGGAAGATGTAAGTGAGTGA
- a CDS encoding TIGR02677 family protein has translation MHVQPFRKVTEASYLTAEKAWSYRAILRYFFIQHERMREFLFPEEIYAYLKDLQGFGDYTEEQLHQDLDQLVKWNNLIARQEMGRAHTIEEFKKKKFRYQCTPYTVEFERMLVEMEKGGEVFGGSLEKKEFERLYQALVEVESILKKDSLPPADECSQLWNDVFTYFRAITKNTSDYIAHINSEEAEERMQTESFLAYKDQFTTYLRDFIIGLKQTALKIQQLLEIVTSEQLTPLINQVIIHQQQVPRFEDLGLDEREQVDEQQQKWQTLITWFLGNVHGESEYEMLELRTNEQIRRITRVVQRLGERHQYFRSRKKDYLHLAKWFDSFDTVKEAHELSAVAFGVFHTRHLFSDHVPTDDIYTDIWDEQPITHETKPRIRNYREKTRAGAIVSQQQKKEAARQEYLRDKLAEQEALEKYMQGNEIRLDALPVIETHVRKMLLGWIGKAMAKKDHTFKTEHGRNVKVLVAKDERILLHAEDGVMEMPAVTFQFMDEVNV, from the coding sequence ATGCATGTGCAACCATTTAGAAAAGTTACCGAAGCAAGTTATTTAACGGCAGAAAAGGCTTGGAGTTATCGGGCTATTTTGCGTTACTTTTTTATACAGCATGAGCGGATGCGCGAATTTCTTTTTCCTGAAGAAATTTATGCCTATTTAAAGGATTTACAGGGATTTGGTGATTATACAGAAGAACAGTTACATCAAGATTTGGATCAGCTTGTCAAATGGAACAACCTGATTGCCCGGCAAGAAATGGGACGAGCACATACGATAGAAGAGTTTAAAAAGAAGAAGTTTCGCTATCAATGTACCCCATACACGGTTGAATTTGAACGGATGCTTGTGGAAATGGAAAAAGGTGGCGAGGTCTTTGGTGGGTCACTGGAAAAGAAAGAGTTCGAACGGTTATATCAAGCACTTGTTGAGGTTGAATCGATTTTGAAAAAAGATTCACTCCCACCTGCTGATGAATGTTCACAGCTGTGGAATGATGTGTTTACGTATTTTCGGGCGATAACGAAAAACACCTCTGACTATATTGCCCATATTAACAGTGAAGAAGCCGAGGAACGAATGCAAACAGAATCGTTTTTGGCTTATAAAGATCAATTCACCACCTATTTGCGCGATTTTATTATTGGCCTGAAACAAACAGCGTTAAAAATTCAGCAGCTCTTGGAAATTGTGACGTCAGAGCAACTCACACCACTGATTAACCAGGTAATCATCCATCAGCAGCAGGTCCCAAGATTTGAAGACCTTGGTTTGGATGAAAGGGAACAAGTCGATGAGCAACAACAAAAATGGCAGACGCTGATTACGTGGTTCCTAGGAAATGTGCATGGTGAAAGTGAGTATGAAATGCTAGAATTACGGACAAACGAGCAAATTCGCCGCATTACAAGAGTTGTCCAGCGTTTGGGTGAGCGTCACCAGTATTTTCGTAGTCGGAAAAAGGATTATTTACATCTGGCAAAATGGTTTGATTCTTTTGATACTGTAAAGGAAGCGCACGAATTATCAGCGGTTGCATTCGGAGTTTTTCACACACGGCATTTATTTAGCGACCATGTTCCGACCGATGATATTTACACGGACATTTGGGACGAACAGCCGATTACACATGAGACAAAGCCACGGATTCGTAATTATCGAGAAAAAACGCGCGCCGGTGCGATTGTTAGTCAACAACAGAAAAAAGAAGCAGCACGTCAAGAATATTTGCGGGATAAATTGGCAGAGCAAGAGGCATTGGAGAAGTATATGCAGGGTAACGAAATACGTTTAGATGCACTTCCTGTGATTGAAACCCACGTTCGGAAAATGTTGTTAGGCTGGATTGGCAAGGCGATGGCAAAGAAAGACCATACGTTTAAAACGGAACATGGACGGAATGTGAAGGTTTTGGTTGCAAAAGATGAACGAATCCTGTTACATGCAGAAGATGGCGTAATGGAAATGCCTGCTGTAACATTTCAGTTTATGGACGAGGTGAACGTATAA